ACGCCGGTCTTCCTCGGCCCGAGCCGGCCGTGGGCGTAGAGGTCGTGGAGCACGAAGTAGAGCACGCCGTAGACGGCGATCCCGACGCCGAGCGGGAACGCCGTGCTCGCCAGCGGGTCGGCGCGGCCGGCCCAGATCAGCCCGACCGAGAGGGCGCCCCAGGCGACGGCGAACAGGTCGTTCCACTCGAGCCCGTCGCCGTGGCCGTGCGCCGGGTCGTGGTGCGTCCGGTGCATCTTCCACAGCGGCCCGTGGAGGAGCCAGCGGTGGAGGACGTACGACAGCACCTCCATGGCAGCGAAGGCAGCGAACGTGAGCAGGGCGAAGCGGAGCACGGGACCTGGGCGGGCGCGGCCCCAAGCTAGGACGGCCTCAACGGGCCACCGTCAGGGGACGCACGACGCGCGCGCCACCAGCCTCGACGACGGCGAGGTACGTCCCGGCCGCCAGTCCCTCCGCCTCGACGTCGAGGCGGGCGGTGCCGGCCGGCAGGAGGCCGTCGTGGAGCGTCGCGACCGTCCGCCCGAGGGCGTCCACGAGGCGGACGCGGGCCGGGCCGGCGGCGGCGAGCGTGACAGCAACCTCGCCCCCCCCACGGAGCGGGTTCGGCGCGACGGCGACGGCGATGGCGTCCTCTGGCGTCGGGCCGACGTCCGCACCGTTGATCTCCACAGCCCAGAGCCCGTACGGCTCGCTGAACTCCGCCACGTAAAGTTTCTCGGCCCCTTCGAGGGCAGTGTCGATGGGGTTGCGGAACCCGCTCACAAGTCGTCGCGCTTCGACCCTTTCCCGGTCGTCGTGGAGGTCGAGGCAGAGGAGATCCTCGCCCGTGTCGTCGAACGGGGCGAGGAGCGAGCCGCTGTCGTCCTCGCCGTCGGTCCAACTGAGCACGACGGCGTCGCAGCCGAGTTGGTCGAGAGTAAAGATGCCGGTGTCGGCCGGGATGAACGAGAGGCCGAGCGGCGAGCGGTGCGGCGTGAACGTCGTCGCCGTCATCCCCATCTCGCTCGCGTCAACGATGGTGCCGTCGGGGAGGCGGAGCTCATCGGCATCGGGGCCGGCGTTGCGAAGCGGGTCGGAGAACGTGACGCCGGCCGGCGGGGCCGGGTAGGTCGGGTCGTCGTAAAAGTCGCCGTTCTGGTAGGCCCCGGACTCCGGCTGGACGAGCGGGTCGGCGTCGGGGTCGTAACCCGGGAATTGCTGGGGCGTGTCGTTGGTGCCCATCCGCCACGGGAAGCCGTAGTGGTGGCCCTCACGGAGCCAGTTGAGCTCTTCGCCGTCGTCGCGATCGCCGGAGTTCTCGGCGCCGAACAGCTCGCCGTCGGGGGCGAATGCCAGCCCGAAGCTGTTGCGCGTGCCGTCGGCGAAGAGGAAGCCGCCGTCGACGAGCGCGGCCGAGTCGGCGGGGATGACGAGGTCGGTGGCGTCGGCGGGCACGCGGAGGATGGCCGACGTCAGCGGGACCTCGCGGAGGCCGGGGAAGTCGCCCTCGGCGTCCTGGACCTCGCCGTGGTCCGTCCGCGAGCCGCTGTTGACGGCGAGCCACTCGCCGCTGGGGTGAACCGCGACGGCGCTCACGCTGTGGTCGTAGGCCGTCCGCCCGAGCGGGTACGGCTCGGTCTCGGCGACGGTCGTCCACACGCGCCCCTGACCCTCGGCACGCCCTCGGCGGAGAACGCCCACGTTCATCGTCTCCGTCGTCCGGCTGCCGACGAGGTAGATCGTCCCGTCCGGCCCGATGTCGATCCCGAACGGCCGGAAGCCCTCGCCCTGCTCCGCTGCCTCGGCCACGAGTTCGATCGGGCCCTCTGGTTCGAGCGGCTTCCGGTACAGGTCGCCGCTGCCGGCGAGGGCGTAGATCGCGCCTTCGATGGGTTCGTATGCGACGCCCACCGTCGCCGGCGGGAGCGTGTCGACGAGGTAGACATAGACCGCGTCGTGCTCGATCGGCTGGGCCGCGAGAGGAACCGCGAGCGCGGTGAGGAGGACGAGCGAGAGAATGTGGCGGGACATGTGGGCCGGAGAGGAGGGGCGAATAGCATACGGGACCGCGCGGCCGGGGGGCGCCGTAGAAGCGCCTGCCCTCACCACCCCACCCATGCCCGACGTCCTCGCCGCCGACCTCCGCACCCTCGCCGACGCACTCGTGGCGCTGGCACTCGGCGGCATCGTCGGGTGGGAGCGCGAGCGGAAGCAGAAGGGGGCCGGCTTCCGCACGATGATGCTCGTGTCGTTCGCGTCGTTCCTGTTCGTCGAGGTGAGCCTGGCCGCGGGCGCGACGGGGGCAGCCGTCCCCGGTAGCGACGTCCAATCAGACCCCGTCCGGGCCATCCAGGCGATCGCGGCCGGGCTCGGGTTCCTCGGCGGCGGGATCGTCTTCCGCGACCGCGCCGAGGACCGGACGCGCGGGCTCACGACGGCCGCCTCGCTCCTCGTCGTCTCGCCCATCGGGATCGCCGTGGCGCTGGACCACTACGCCCTCGCGATTGGCTCGGCCGTGCTCCTCGTGCTCGTGCTCGGATCCGCCGAACGCATCGAACGGTTCGCGGAGCGATGAGCCCCGACGACCTCCCCGACGACTTCGGCCGGTCCGACATCCCGGACGACAACGACGCCCTCCTCGCCGAGTGCGACGTCGAGACGCTCTCGGGCAACACGAAGGGCGGCCAGCGGGCCAATAAGGTCGAGACGGCGGTCCGCCTGACGCACCGCCCGAGCGGGACGGTCGTGAACGAGCGGAGCTCGCGGAGCCAGTTCCGCAACAAGGCGCTCGCGATCCAGGAGCTCCGACGGCGACTGGAGGAGGCGACCAAACCGAAAAAGGTCCGCAAGAAGACGCGGCCGAAGAAGGGGTCGAAGCGGCGCCGTCTCGAAGCGAAGCGCCAGCGGGCTGAGAAGAAGGCGCTCCGCAAGCCGCCGAAGCTCCCGCCGCGCTAGCCCCGCCCGCCTCGGCCCCGAGGCCGACGGACTCGGGACAGGAGCAGGCGCGCGTGGGGCGGTCCCCGGACTCCCCGAGTCGCCGAAACACGCCGGCCGGACGCGCTTACGTCTCGTCCACTCTGCCCCTTCTCTTATGCCCAAAGGAAGCGACCACGGCCCCAGCATCAAGGACGACGAGACCTACGAGAAGCTCCGCGACCAGGGCTACTCCAAGGGCAAGGCGGCGGCCATCGCTAACGCCCAGGCCAACCCCGCCCTGCACCCGTCCGAGAAGGGCGGCCGCGCCAAGCCCTACGAGGAGTGGACCAAGGACGAGCTCTACGACCGCGCCCAGGAGCTCGACGTCGAGGGCCGCAGCGACATGACGAAGGACGAGCTCATCGACGCGCTCCGCAACGGATGAAGCGCCTCGCCTTCGGCCTCGCCCTCTGCCTCGTCGCGCTCGCCCTCCAGTGGTCGAGTTGCGCCGGCTCGCCCGGTTCGTCCGACGCCCCGGCCGTCTCGCCCGACGCACCGGCGGTCGAGACCCCGCTGCCCGTCGTCACCGTCTCGCCCGGCCGCGTGGCGACCGTCGACATGAGCCGGTACGCGTCGGTCGTCTTCGAGCCGCCGGCCGGCATTGACGTGGACGTGTCCGAGGGCGGGGAGGCGTCGATCCGGGTCGGCGACGGGTTCCGTGGGCTCGACCTCGTCCCGTTCGCGGCGGGCTCGCAGCGCTACGCCGTCGCCGTCCAGAACCCGACCGGTTCGGGCCGGCTGGCGCTCGACCGCGTCGGCATCCGGCCCGACGACCCGTCGGTCCTCGACCTCGACCTCCGGCAGTTCGACGCCGACGGCCAGCGAACGGAGTTGACGGTCGACGAGGACACGGGCGTCGTCGTGCTCCTCGGCGACCGCGTGGCGTCGGACAACTCGGTTGACCTCGACCCGGCGACGGGCCGCCTCGGCGTCGACCTCGACGTGGCCGGGCCCGGGGCGCACCGGCTCCGGGTCGCCGCCCGCGCCGACGGCCTCGTCTCGGAGTGGGTCGCCGTCGACGTCGTAGACGGCCGGCTCGCGGAGTAGCCGCCCCTGTCCGCCTCGATGCCGAGGCCGACCGAGTCAGGCGACGACGGCCAGGTGCTCGACGGCCGCCAACGCGCCGGCGAGGTCGTTCCACAGGTCGTCGGCGCCCTCCAGCCCGACCGACAGGCGGAGCAGGCCCGGCGCGATGCCGCCCTCGGCGCGGGCGTCGTCGCTCAGCACGCGGTGCGTCAGGCCGGCCGGGTGCTGGAGGAGCGTGTCGACCGAGCCCAGGCTGACGGCCGGCGTCATCAGCGACACGTGTTCGACGGCGGCGCGGGCGGCCTCGTACCCCCCCTCGACCTCGAAGGCGAGCATCGTCCCCGGCCCGTCCATCTGGCGGCCGACGAGCCGCGTCGGGTCGCAGGCTTCGAGACCGGGGTAGTGGACTGCCGCGACGGCGTCGTGGTCGAGGAGCCGGGCCGCGAGCGTCTGGGCCGTCGCCTGCGCCCGCTCGATGCGGAGCGGGAGCGTCGTCAGGCCGCGGTGCAGGAGGTACCCGGCGAGGGGGTGGAGGAGGGCGCCCGTCGCCACGCGGACCTGCCGGAGCCGCCGCGCCCACGCCTCCCCACACGCCACGACGCCCGCGACCACGTCGCCGTGGCCGCCGAGGAACTTGGTCGCCGAGTGCATGACGAGCGCCGCGCCCCACTCGGCCGGCCGCTGGAGCACGGGCGTCGCGAACGTCGAGTCGACGAGGACCGGCACGTCGCCGGCCTGGGCCACGACGTACTCGACGTCGACGAGCGCGAGCGTCGGGTTGGCCGGCGTCTCGGTGATGACGAGCGCCGTGTCGGGGCGGAGCGCGTCGGCGACGCCGTCGGGCGTGGTCCACGTGACCTCCATGCCCAGGAGCTCGCATGTCAGGAGGTGGTCGGTCGTCCCGTAGATCGGGCGCGTGGCGACGACGTGGCCGCCGTCGGCGCGGGCCGCGAGGACGACGGCCGTGAGCGCGGCCATGCCGGAGGCGAACGCGACGGCGGCGGCGGTCCCCTCCAACTCGGCGAGGCCGTCCTCGAACCGGGCGACCGTCGGGTTGTGGAGCCGGGCGTAGACCGGGTTCGGCGCGCGCTGGTCGCCGGCCACGAGCGCGTCGAGGCTGGCCGTCGCCCCGTCGAGGTCCGAGAACGGATACGTCGACGAGAGGTCGATGGGGAGCGCGTGGACGCCGAGGGCGGCGAGGTCCTGGCGCCCGGCGTGGACGGCGCGGGTGGCGAGGTCGGGGCGGAGCTCCATCGGTCGATCGTGCGGCAGTTCGACCGTATCGTAGAGGATTCGACGACCGATCACAAGGCGGCCGAAGATCATTCGGCCCACACTGCCCATGCGCCCCCTCGACCGAACGGACCGCGCCATCGTCGCCGTCCTGCAGAAGAATGCGCGGACCTCCAACAAGGAGGTCGCCGCGGCCGTCGGCGTCGCGCCGTCGACGGCGCTCGAACGGACGCGCCGGCTGGAGGCCGACGGCGTGCTCGTGGGCTACCACGCCGAGGTCTCGGCCGAGGCCGTCGGAGCCGGGCTCCAGGCGCTCGTGGCGGTCCGGCTTCAGCGGCACGCGCGGCCCGTCGTCGAGGCGTTCGAGGCCCACGCGCTCTCGCTCCCCGAGGTCGTCCAGGTGTTCCACACGACGGGCGCGAGCGACTTCCTCGTGCACGTGGCCGTTCACGACACCGACCACCTCCGGACGCTGGCGCTGGCGTCGTTCACCGAGCGGCCCGAGGTCGCGCGGATCGAGACGTCGCTCCTGTTCGCGCACCGCCGCACGGCCGGCGTCGCCGTCGCCCCCGGCTGACCCCGCCCGCCTCGGCGTCGAGGCGGACCTACTCGCCGGCCAGCGAGGCGAGCGCGTCGCCGGTCAGCCGCATCTTGGTCCAGTCGTCGAGCGCCTCCGCGCCGAGGTCGCGATAGAACCCGAGCGCGAGCTCGTTCCAGTCGAGCACGACCCACTCCAGCCGCTCGGCGCCCCGCGCGACGGCCTCCGCCGCGACGTGCCGGAAGAGGGCCAGCCCGATCCCCTTCCCGCGGTAGACCGGGCGGACGAACAGGTCCTCCAGGTAGAGCCCCCAGTTCGCCCGCCACGTCGAGAAGACCGGGAAGAACAGGGCGAGGCCGGCCGCCTCGCCGTCGTCGGCGAAGGCGAGGACGCCGTCGAGGCGGGGCTCCGCGTCGGGCGCGAGGGCGGCTCGGAACGCGGCGGACGTGGCCGACACGTCGTCGGCCGTCGCCTTCTCGTACTCGGCGAGTTCGCGGACGAGCTCGCACACGAGCGCCGCGTCGTCGGGGGTGGCGGGGCGGAGGGTCATGGCGTCGAGGAGCGGTCGGAGCCGACGTACCGGCGGACGGTGCCGGGCCAGTCGGCGGACTGGACGTGGTCGAGGACGGCCCGCGCGACGGGCTCGCGGAGCGGCGACCCGGGCGCGACGGCGACCGCCCACCGCTCGAACTCGACGCCCGTGCTCTCGACCCGGAGGCTGGAGCCCGACGGCCGGGCGGCGCGGAGCCTCGGGGCCGAGCCGACGAAGGCGTCGAGCGAGTCGGAGCGGACGGCGTCGAGGCCCGCCCCGATGCTCGAGAAGGGCCGGGCGTCGACGTTGGCCTCGCGGAGGAGGGTCGCCTCCAGCGAACCATCGACCACGCCGACGCGATCGCCCTGTAGATCCTCCGGGAGGTGGAGCGTACCTGCCCCGCCCACCCCGAGCGCCGAGACGAGCGACGCCGTCAGCGACGCCGTGACGGCCATCGACACGAGCATCCAGAACAGCGCGAGCACGCGCCCACCGTGCGACCGCGGGACCGTGTCGCCGTAGCCGATCGTCGTCATCGTGACGCCAGCCCACCAGAAGCCGTCCCAGAGCCCCCGGGCGCTCTCGTGGAAGTCGTCGGTGTCGTGCCGCCGCTCCACGGCCCACATCATCGCCCCGACGAGGAGCAGCAGGACGGCCAGCCCCGCCGCGATCCAGAAGAACGTCATCGAGAACAGCCGTCCGAGCACGTCGAACACGCGGTTGCCCCGGGTGCGGGCCACGCCGAGGCGGGCCGCGTAGAACGGCGCCGCGAAGTCGGCCGCGACCTCGCCGGCCCGCGTCATCGGCGCGAGGGCGAGGTCGGCCTGGCCACCGAGCAGGGCGAGCGCGCTGTCGCCGCCCGCCACGAACCGGACGTCGCGCCCGAGCCGCTGGCCGACGGCCTCCGCCAGCCGCACGCCGAGGCCGTCGTAGACGCCGTCCGGCCCGCGCTCGGCGAACGGCGGCGCCTCCGGGACGGCCACCACGAGCGCGCCGCCGGCTCGGGTGGAGTCGGTCTGAGCGGCGACTGCCCCGGCGACGACCACGACGATCGCCACCCACCTCAGAAGACCGCGAGCGGCGGCGAACGAGCGGGCGGGGCGGAGCGTCATGTCGGCCTTGGTGCGGACGCGGGCGGAGTCGAGTCGCCCCGGCGCGGTGCCGAGGCGGGCAGACTCAGCCGAAGCCGCGGTAGTCGTCCTCGTCGTCGAAGTCGTCGTCCTCGTCGTCGGGTCCGAACGAGCCGAGGCCCGAGAGGACCGACCCGACCATGTCGGCGTAGCGGGCCCCGTCGGCCTCGACGTCCTTGCCGAGGAGCGAGTGCTGGTGGAGCATCTCGAGCGCGAGCTCCATCATCGACGCCTTCTCGGCCGGCGAGCTCGGCGTCGTGTGGGCGTCGACGAGCGCGCCGAGCCCGTCGACCTGGTCGAGCTGGCGGACGTAGCCGTCGAACGGGAGGTCCGTGTCGAGGTCGACCGTGTGGCCGCGTGAGAACCAGCCGAGCACCTCGCGGTAGGCCGCGCGGCCGCCGCTCTCGCCGGAGCCCTTCTCGGCCGGGTCCGGCAGGTACGTCTTGACGATGGCGGCCACGGCCTTGCCCACGAGCGCGCGCGCCACGCCCTGCGCTCCTTCCTGCTCGCCCTCGTAGACGAGCTCGACCTTCCCGGTCACGGCCGGCTCGATGGACTCGAGGTCCCCCGCACGGACGACCGTCTCGGTCTCGCCGTTGACGAGCGCCCGCCGCTCGGCCGCGGAGATCAGGTCTTCGAGCGCCGCCCGCGTGAGCCGCGCCGAGACGCCCGACTTCTGGTCGACGTACTCGCTCGCCCGCGCCTCGAACGCCACCTGCTCCACGATCTCGCGGAACACGTGCGGCACCTTGACCGCCACCTCGCCGTCGCGCTCGGCCCACGCCTCCTGGCGCGTGATCTCGACGCCGATGCCCAGCTCGCGCGGGTAGTGCGTCAGGATCTGCGAGTCGATCCGGTCCTTGAGCGGCGTGATGATCGAGCCGCGGTTCGTGTAGTCCTCCGGGTTCGCCGTGAACACCATCAGGACGTCGATCGGGATGCGGATGTTGAACCCGCGGATCTGGATGTCCTGCTCCTCCATGATGTTGAGCAGGCCCACCTGGATGCGCGGCTGGAGGTCCGGCAACTCGTTGATGGCGAAGATGCCCCGGTGGGTCCGCGGGATGATGCCGAAGTGGATGACCTCCTCGTCGGCGTACGTCAGCTTGCGGGTCGCCGCCTTGATCGGGTCGATGTCGCCGATGAGATCGGCGATGGAGGTGTCGGGCGTCGCGAGCTTCTCGCCGTAGCGGGCGCTCCGGTGGAGCCACGAGACCGACGTGTCGTCCCCGTGCTGGGCCACGAGGTCGCGGGCGAACTTCGAGACGGG
This sequence is a window from Rubrivirga marina. Protein-coding genes within it:
- a CDS encoding sterol desaturase family protein, whose protein sequence is MLRFALLTFAAFAAMEVLSYVLHRWLLHGPLWKMHRTHHDPAHGHGDGLEWNDLFAVAWGALSVGLIWAGRADPLASTAFPLGVGIAVYGVLYFVLHDLYAHGRLGPRKTGVPAAQAIKRAHGRHHQSLSKDGQEPYGLFLFPPSMGRRFERKRDRPPR
- a CDS encoding PQQ-dependent sugar dehydrogenase; amino-acid sequence: MSRHILSLVLLTALAVPLAAQPIEHDAVYVYLVDTLPPATVGVAYEPIEGAIYALAGSGDLYRKPLEPEGPIELVAEAAEQGEGFRPFGIDIGPDGTIYLVGSRTTETMNVGVLRRGRAEGQGRVWTTVAETEPYPLGRTAYDHSVSAVAVHPSGEWLAVNSGSRTDHGEVQDAEGDFPGLREVPLTSAILRVPADATDLVIPADSAALVDGGFLFADGTRNSFGLAFAPDGELFGAENSGDRDDGEELNWLREGHHYGFPWRMGTNDTPQQFPGYDPDADPLVQPESGAYQNGDFYDDPTYPAPPAGVTFSDPLRNAGPDADELRLPDGTIVDASEMGMTATTFTPHRSPLGLSFIPADTGIFTLDQLGCDAVVLSWTDGEDDSGSLLAPFDDTGEDLLCLDLHDDRERVEARRLVSGFRNPIDTALEGAEKLYVAEFSEPYGLWAVEINGADVGPTPEDAIAVAVAPNPLRGGGEVAVTLAAAGPARVRLVDALGRTVATLHDGLLPAGTARLDVEAEGLAAGTYLAVVEAGGARVVRPLTVAR
- a CDS encoding MgtC/SapB family protein, giving the protein MPDVLAADLRTLADALVALALGGIVGWERERKQKGAGFRTMMLVSFASFLFVEVSLAAGATGAAVPGSDVQSDPVRAIQAIAAGLGFLGGGIVFRDRAEDRTRGLTTAASLLVVSPIGIAVALDHYALAIGSAVLLVLVLGSAERIERFAER
- a CDS encoding peptide chain release factor family protein — protein: MSPDDLPDDFGRSDIPDDNDALLAECDVETLSGNTKGGQRANKVETAVRLTHRPSGTVVNERSSRSQFRNKALAIQELRRRLEEATKPKKVRKKTRPKKGSKRRRLEAKRQRAEKKALRKPPKLPPR
- a CDS encoding DUF7218 family protein produces the protein MPKGSDHGPSIKDDETYEKLRDQGYSKGKAAAIANAQANPALHPSEKGGRAKPYEEWTKDELYDRAQELDVEGRSDMTKDELIDALRNG
- a CDS encoding trans-sulfuration enzyme family protein: MELRPDLATRAVHAGRQDLAALGVHALPIDLSSTYPFSDLDGATASLDALVAGDQRAPNPVYARLHNPTVARFEDGLAELEGTAAAVAFASGMAALTAVVLAARADGGHVVATRPIYGTTDHLLTCELLGMEVTWTTPDGVADALRPDTALVITETPANPTLALVDVEYVVAQAGDVPVLVDSTFATPVLQRPAEWGAALVMHSATKFLGGHGDVVAGVVACGEAWARRLRQVRVATGALLHPLAGYLLHRGLTTLPLRIERAQATAQTLAARLLDHDAVAAVHYPGLEACDPTRLVGRQMDGPGTMLAFEVEGGYEAARAAVEHVSLMTPAVSLGSVDTLLQHPAGLTHRVLSDDARAEGGIAPGLLRLSVGLEGADDLWNDLAGALAAVEHLAVVA
- a CDS encoding Lrp/AsnC family transcriptional regulator, with protein sequence MRPLDRTDRAIVAVLQKNARTSNKEVAAAVGVAPSTALERTRRLEADGVLVGYHAEVSAEAVGAGLQALVAVRLQRHARPVVEAFEAHALSLPEVVQVFHTTGASDFLVHVAVHDTDHLRTLALASFTERPEVARIETSLLFAHRRTAGVAVAPG
- a CDS encoding GNAT family N-acetyltransferase; its protein translation is MTLRPATPDDAALVCELVRELAEYEKATADDVSATSAAFRAALAPDAEPRLDGVLAFADDGEAAGLALFFPVFSTWRANWGLYLEDLFVRPVYRGKGIGLALFRHVAAEAVARGAERLEWVVLDWNELALGFYRDLGAEALDDWTKMRLTGDALASLAGE
- a CDS encoding ion channel; its protein translation is MTLRPARSFAAARGLLRWVAIVVVVAGAVAAQTDSTRAGGALVVAVPEAPPFAERGPDGVYDGLGVRLAEAVGQRLGRDVRFVAGGDSALALLGGQADLALAPMTRAGEVAADFAAPFYAARLGVARTRGNRVFDVLGRLFSMTFFWIAAGLAVLLLLVGAMMWAVERRHDTDDFHESARGLWDGFWWAGVTMTTIGYGDTVPRSHGGRVLALFWMLVSMAVTASLTASLVSALGVGGAGTLHLPEDLQGDRVGVVDGSLEATLLREANVDARPFSSIGAGLDAVRSDSLDAFVGSAPRLRAARPSGSSLRVESTGVEFERWAVAVAPGSPLREPVARAVLDHVQSADWPGTVRRYVGSDRSSTP
- a CDS encoding magnesium chelatase codes for the protein MADAPPISTLGELRASGYRPRSVKDEIRANLVEKLKDGADVFPGILGFDRTVLPQVQNALLGRHDFILLGLRGQAKSRIVRMLPSFMDEWVPEVDGSEIHDDPLAPVSKFARDLVAQHGDDTSVSWLHRSARYGEKLATPDTSIADLIGDIDPIKAATRKLTYADEEVIHFGIIPRTHRGIFAINELPDLQPRIQVGLLNIMEEQDIQIRGFNIRIPIDVLMVFTANPEDYTNRGSIITPLKDRIDSQILTHYPRELGIGVEITRQEAWAERDGEVAVKVPHVFREIVEQVAFEARASEYVDQKSGVSARLTRAALEDLISAAERRALVNGETETVVRAGDLESIEPAVTGKVELVYEGEQEGAQGVARALVGKAVAAIVKTYLPDPAEKGSGESGGRAAYREVLGWFSRGHTVDLDTDLPFDGYVRQLDQVDGLGALVDAHTTPSSPAEKASMMELALEMLHQHSLLGKDVEADGARYADMVGSVLSGLGSFGPDDEDDDFDDEDDYRGFG